The DNA region GAAGTGCTCCGGTTGGTACTGGAAGACGTGGGAGGAGATCCGGGAGATCAACGAGGCGGCCAAGAGGGGTGACGGGGGCGTGAAGCTGTTTCTGCCGTTGCAGCATCTCGTGGAGGAGCACCCGACCCTTGAGACGTCGCTTTGAGAGAGAGGCGGAAACAGAACGCGTGGCGGCCTTCTATTTCTTGGTTTGTATTTCTTAATCGATAGGCGGGTGTGTCTTGTTTTGATCGCGCGTCGTCCGTCCGCTGGTTTGCTTCGGACTGGACGGGAACGTGCGACGGGACGGCATGTGTGTGCTTTTAGTCCAGTTATGGGAGCATAGAACAAACGGTCTACACTTGAATGAGACCGAGAGGCTGCAAACTGTAGTCCATAGGAAATTCCAAAAAATTACATTCTGGCTTTGCTTCTTGCTTGGGTCCTCAAGCCTTGGGttcccccgcccccctcccccccaacaTGGCTTGCCCTGAGTCGAGTATTAACGATGGAAACGGTGTGATATGGCTGTCAGAGATGGTGCTAGTTGTAGGACGGATGTGAACTGGGCGAGGAGCAGAATTAAAGATTACCTACGGGCTTGCCATTAAGACGGATTCCCCCACCCAGGTGAAGTTCCATCAGGCACACTGCACCCTCGTGGGTTTATGGTACCTCATAACTCTTTCCGGTTTATTGAGCGGATACGAAGTCGTCTCTCCAATGGAGCAAACAGCACGCTTCACTCCTCATAACGGAGGCAGCCGCAAACGCCACGCAGGGGATGCTATCATCTTATCAACGCGGTCAACCATGTCTCGTCACGGCGGCCAATATTCACGACCAAGCAAGGGTTTCCGAAGAGCCAGCCGATACGAACGAAACTCATACACAGATCCAAGCTTCCCAACCCTAGCCGTCGATCTGTTTGTTCCATGCCATGAAAGAGCGTACAACAGATAGAACGAAAGGAGAATTTGGTCTCGAAAAGATGACTAAGGTAGACAAGGGGCAGGGAATTGGAAACAAGTTGGTTTACGACCAACAGCGGTGGAGTTTTGCGTCTTGACACAAAAAGCGCCATTCACTCAACGCATGTGAACACACAAAAGACGGGAGACATTCTCGGCTTCGAATGCACATCTGGCAACTGTACATTCGACCAAGGTGACGCCGAAAAAGACATCtcgtcggcagcgaggcGTTATCTCTGCCGCGACATCAAAGCAAGGTTGTTGACCCTAAGTACAGATGctcgggggggaggggagtcACCAACGTCGTAGCACATTGGAAAACTTGTTGAGGTCTTGACCCCCCGTCGCGCCTATCCCATCTGAGCTTGGAGCATTTCTGAGTCAGCGAGTCAACAGAGGCCTTGTTTTAATGAACATCTaccgcgtcctcctcggcctgaCCCCAATCTGCTCCTCCTCATCTTACAAGCTCGATCATCTCATTCTAGCTTAATGGACATCTCTTGTTACGCAGCCAGTCCGGAGGGCATCGATGCATTATCGAGGCACCAGATCATCGAATTCTTCGCCCTCCACAGCCCTGTAACCAAAGATACCTGCCACAAGACGGCAGAGACCATCACTGGGGGCCAAGTCTCTCCCACCCCTGTCCAGGGACAAACCAGCTATACTGTAGCAGCCGATGTTGTTCCCGGGATAGTCGTTCAGTTCCGCCAGTCGGCTCTGGATCTTGAGCTCATCAACCTCGCACGACAAACCTATGGCAGATTCGTTCCTGGTTGCGAACAGCGTGGTGTGTTAGACCATCTCTACGTTTACAAGATGGGTCTTGTGTCGGGAGTTGCTCTAAGCCGATTCCAACACCGACTTCTTGCCCCGCAAATGAGACAGCAGCTCTTACAAaccgtcgaggacctggcgAGGTTTGTTCACGCCCATCCTTACAGTGATCGGGTTCTGACCGGTCGATAGATTTTTTGCCTCAGCATGGATAAACAAGCCACTCTTGCGACACAAGCCGCAAGATACCCAAGAGTTGTTCGATCATTACGAATCAATCCTGAACCGACTTTCGCAGAGCTTGCCCGAGCGATTTCAACAGAAGCTGTGCGAGGTACGCCAGTCACTCCCGCTGCTCTTCCGTCCCGATTATGTCATGACAGTCAACCATGATGATCTCCTGGAGATGAACATCCACGTGGACGAGAAAACGGGCCGCATCACCGGCATCGTTGACTGGGCAGACGCCAAGATTGCGCCGTTTGGTACGTCGCTGTGGGGCCTCGAAACGGTTCTGGGCATCCAGACTTCTTCATCATGGCTGTTTCATCCAGATCACGTCTACTTCCGCAGCAGTTTTGGGAGACGTTTTACGGCGTCACCGGGCATCTTTCCGATACTGATCGGCTGGCGATCGAAGTCGGGAGGGTATTTGGATTATTTCGTGTCTACGGCTTCAATTGTGCCcccgagagagagggagcTGAGCCTCTGACATCAGGGGACCACAGGCTTGCGTATCTCGAGGCTTTATGCCTTCGTTTGGCTCACGACGCATAGTTCTATTCGATCAAGCAAACAGTGCAACACTTTGCTTTACACTGCAACCAATATAGCCAGAGAAAAGATTGGCAAGGGCGGTTTCGAATCATCAATCAAAGTGAAATTGACAATGCAGAGTCACTTTTCATCACGGCAAAGACACAGATTAAGGAGGTATGTGCTTGATTGACCTGCATACCCTGCAGTTGTACAAGTATTTACATCATGAAGGAGACCACGACTCCAAAAGACATCCGGTCCGAATCCTAGAGAGCCGTTCCAGAAGCAAAATATACAGAAAGAGAAGTCGAGAGATGGAAATTCCTCGCCCGCCTTAGGTTTATACAAAATGGCCCGTCAAGCCGCGCTGTGTCTTCGAGCCGCTTAGCAGCCAGAAGTCTGGACACCGGTCTCCACACAGAGCGTGGGGTCGTTCTCGGCGCTGCcgggctcgccgccgccggtgacgccCTTGGAGTTCTTGCAGAcggtggcgccgccgagcacgcAGGCGCCGTTGATGGTGACCTTGTCGCCGAGGTTGCCGTTGTAGTGGGCGAtggtcttgccgccgtcgacataGATGTTGTTGAAGATGGCGGTGCGGGCGACCTGGGACTTGCAGTTGCCGCACGAGCGCCAGAACTGTCCGATGTTGCTGCCGTAGAAGTCGGAGACCTCgagggtgccgccgccgttgtgcTGGAAGAGCTTGTCCGAGGCGTcgcgcgcgccgccgcccttgaccGTGGAGGTGCCGCCCGTCTGGCGGAAGGtggcgccgtcctcgcaGACCTTGTCCCACCAGCTGTTTTCCAGATGTCAGCGTTTGCGCTCTCTTCTGTTGGGTGTTTTGGGGAGGTTTGACTTACACGTTGACCAAGTTGCAGCTGCCCTCGCACTGGACaccctcgccggcaccgcctcCGATGATGACGTTGCTGAGAGTGGCGCCGTCAGCGAGAATGAAAGCCGCATCCTTctggccgccctcgccgccggtgcaGGTGCTGGGAACGCGGTCGTAGAGCttcatgccgccgtcgaagGTGCCAGTAAcggccatggcctcggcgaggttctcggtgccggcgggggTAGGGAAAGTCTTctgaaggccgccgccagagccgccggagccgccggagccggagccgccgccgccaatggGAA from Colletotrichum higginsianum IMI 349063 chromosome 4, whole genome shotgun sequence includes:
- a CDS encoding Mus38-like protein, encoding MSRHGGQYSRPSKGFRRASRYERNSYTDPSFPTLAVDLPEGIDALSRHQIIEFFALHSPVTKDTCHKTAETITGGQVSPTPVQGQTSYTVAADVVPGIVVQFRQSALDLELINLARQTYGRFVPGCEQRGVLDHLYVYKMGLVSGVALSRFQHRLLAPQMRQQLLQTVEDLARFFASAWINKPLLRHKPQDTQELFDHYESILNRLSQSLPERFQQKLCEVRQSLPLLFRPDYVMTVNHDDLLEMNIHVDEKTGRITGIVDWADAKIAPFGTSLWGLETVLGIQTSSSWLFHPDHVYFRSSFGRRFTASPGIFPILIGWRSKSGGYLDYFVSTASIVPPRERELSL